One window from the genome of Mucilaginibacter ginsenosidivorans encodes:
- a CDS encoding serine hydrolase, producing the protein MKFLLTTLFSIFCLATMAQQPDTVFLKNLLEAHPELFSHILNHPTHNEVQILYTQIDRDENNVPHFRSYSYRLNANHYFYPASTVKLPTAIFALEKLNELNIKGLDWKSVMITDSAFAGQTRVTKDSSSKSGLPSIQNYIKKILLVSDNDAYNRLYEFVGREEINQKLKKYGLTGTRIVCRLAIGDRDESTKHTNPVNFYNKGKPVYQKPAMYDPNEYPQTPEHMIMGKGYLDKNDKLVMEPFDFSKNNTYPLADQQMVLKRLLFPDTFPKEQQYNLTDDQYKLIYRYMSMWPTESKYPTYSRPDYYPAYCKWLFYGGDSLAVINPHIRIFDKIGDSYGYDIDNAYIVDYKNKVEFMLSAVVQSNDNQIYNDNKYEYKTVCLPFMRDLAQTIYQVELKREKKFLPDLNKFKFRY; encoded by the coding sequence ATGAAATTCCTGTTAACAACCCTATTCTCCATATTTTGCCTTGCTACCATGGCCCAGCAACCCGATACCGTTTTCCTTAAAAACCTGCTTGAGGCACATCCCGAATTATTCAGCCACATCTTAAATCACCCAACACATAACGAGGTACAGATACTATATACGCAGATAGACCGTGATGAGAACAATGTACCGCATTTCAGATCGTACAGTTACAGGCTAAATGCTAATCACTACTTCTACCCCGCCAGTACAGTTAAGCTTCCTACTGCGATATTCGCGCTTGAGAAATTGAATGAATTGAATATTAAGGGCCTCGATTGGAAATCTGTGATGATAACCGACAGCGCTTTCGCCGGGCAAACCAGGGTGACTAAAGATTCGAGTTCAAAAAGCGGCCTGCCCAGTATTCAGAATTATATTAAAAAAATATTACTGGTAAGCGATAATGACGCATACAACAGGCTTTATGAATTTGTCGGCCGCGAGGAGATCAACCAAAAGCTGAAAAAATATGGGTTAACAGGCACACGCATTGTCTGCAGGCTGGCTATCGGCGATCGCGACGAAAGCACCAAACACACCAACCCGGTTAATTTTTATAATAAGGGCAAGCCGGTTTATCAAAAACCGGCTATGTACGATCCGAATGAATATCCGCAAACACCCGAACACATGATCATGGGTAAAGGCTACCTGGATAAGAACGATAAACTGGTAATGGAACCGTTTGATTTTTCAAAGAATAATACTTACCCTCTCGCGGATCAGCAAATGGTTTTAAAGAGACTGTTGTTTCCCGACACTTTCCCTAAAGAGCAGCAATATAACCTGACAGACGATCAGTATAAATTAATTTACAGGTACATGAGCATGTGGCCGACGGAAAGCAAATACCCAACTTACAGTCGGCCGGATTATTATCCTGCCTATTGCAAATGGCTGTTTTATGGCGGCGATAGCCTGGCGGTTATTAACCCACATATCAGGATATTCGATAAGATCGGCGACTCGTACGGTTATGATATCGATAATGCCTACATCGTCGATTACAAAAACAAAGTGGAATTCATGCTGTCGGCCGTGGTGCAGTCCAACGATAACCAGATTTACAACGACAATAAGTACGAATACAAGACGGTCTGCCTGCCCTTTATGCGCGACCTTGCACAAACTATTTACCAGGTGGAACTAAAGCGGGAAAAGAAGTTTTTGCCCGATCTGAACAAGTTTAAGTTCAGGTATTAG
- the rpmI gene encoding 50S ribosomal protein L35, with protein sequence MPKMKTNSSAKKRFKLTGTGKIARKNAYKSHILTKMSTKRKRNLTHTSLVSDADMGNVKRMLAIGK encoded by the coding sequence ATGCCAAAAATGAAAACCAATTCCAGTGCCAAAAAGCGTTTCAAGCTTACTGGAACCGGTAAAATTGCAAGAAAGAACGCATACAAAAGCCACATCTTAACTAAGATGTCGACTAAACGTAAGCGCAACCTTACCCACACCAGCCTTGTGTCTGATGCGGATATGGGCAACGTAAAGCGTATGCTTGCAATCGGTAAGTAA
- a CDS encoding RNA polymerase sigma factor, translated as MFNEREVITRVLGGDVRAFELLVKQYEKLVFYVIHRLVKDKHAAEDICQEVFIKVHKSLVRFSFQSKLSTWIARIAYLTAINYVKKYNRERAWDYLEDIENYHFTTDTPQNLLEKKDMANYIEQLIMQLPERYRTVLTLYHLNEFSGPEIEEIIGMPEGTVKNYLFRARKLLKEKLELYLKHE; from the coding sequence ATGTTTAACGAAAGGGAGGTAATTACCAGGGTGCTCGGTGGCGACGTGCGTGCCTTCGAACTGCTTGTGAAACAGTATGAAAAACTTGTTTTCTATGTCATCCACCGCCTTGTAAAAGATAAGCATGCGGCTGAGGATATTTGCCAGGAAGTTTTTATTAAAGTGCACAAAAGCCTGGTACGTTTCAGTTTTCAATCCAAACTATCAACCTGGATAGCGCGTATTGCCTACCTAACGGCGATAAACTACGTAAAGAAATATAACCGTGAAAGGGCATGGGATTATTTGGAGGATATTGAAAATTACCACTTTACAACCGATACACCTCAGAACTTACTTGAAAAAAAAGACATGGCGAATTACATTGAGCAATTGATCATGCAGTTGCCCGAACGGTACCGAACAGTGCTGACCCTGTATCATTTGAACGAGTTTTCGGGGCCTGAAATAGAAGAAATTATTGGCATGCCCGAGGGGACGGTCAAGAATTATCTTTTCAGAGCGCGGAAATTGCTGAAAGAAAAATTAGAATTATATTTAAAACACGAATAG
- a CDS encoding outer membrane beta-barrel family protein, translating to MKNILYILFLTIITNASVAQSVYKINGTVTDSLSKNPLDKITLTLSGERSGPQSLTTQADGKFQFAGLQSAAYKLSIHSIGYKTRDFIINLKADTSLGTISLKEDIKSLQEVTVISQRPLLQQRPGKVIYDLQADPESKAKSLLDMMRKLPFVTVDAQDNVSLKGSANFKVFINGKPSAMMDNNLAAVLRTMPASSIQRIEVITNPPAKYDAEGIGGIINIITAKKIDNGYRGNLNVSEQVPYGGPNAGGSLTVRQGKFGVNVYAGAGVYNTPQTNLANTQQSFGSDATLLDQNGYKKSNSRNGYAGAELSYEIDSLHLLSGHFSFNAYHNDGSSYQSSALKDAVGILQAYDLINDNNGRGKGGDISANYQVGFKTDKNRLLTLSYRYAGYRNNGFSNLQLLNQVNYPVLDYQQPNSSTTSEHTLQTDLVYPIKNVTIEVGVKAILRSNNSDYQYLQLNPATNLYGQIDSLSDKFYYTQDVLSVYNSYQFKLGNWNVSAGARAEETIVNAHFLSGSTNISPNYFNIVPSLAVNHSLGAGGIGLAFNQRIQRPGIVSLNPYPNKTNPNFIVIGNPRIQPSISNQAQLSYSTGNAGKVSLFLATDYIFVRNFQLMVTTFDPATQITTATYQNTGKGDGIDLIGNLNYNVTHQYSISFNSNSTRFSLSGMSGNSIVYLHRWMTIEELNNTLKLAKGWSLSASVRYNSSQPTSVQSYTNGFFNTSLGMNKEIVKGKLYFAMAVNNPFKKFRNIVNTTNGPDFQELNINQIYYRSARFSLNYNFGKLSGELKKNKNGINNNDITNGGL from the coding sequence ATGAAGAATATACTATACATACTATTTTTAACAATAATCACAAACGCGTCGGTCGCGCAAAGCGTGTATAAAATAAACGGCACCGTGACCGATTCGCTTAGTAAAAACCCTCTGGACAAGATAACGCTGACATTGAGCGGGGAACGTAGTGGCCCGCAAAGCCTTACGACCCAGGCCGATGGTAAATTTCAGTTCGCCGGGCTTCAGAGCGCCGCTTATAAACTTAGTATTCATTCGATTGGGTATAAAACCCGGGATTTTATTATCAATTTAAAAGCTGATACCAGTCTCGGTACGATCAGCCTTAAAGAGGATATCAAAAGCCTTCAGGAAGTAACTGTTATTTCACAAAGACCGTTGTTACAGCAAAGGCCAGGCAAGGTGATCTATGATTTACAGGCCGACCCGGAAAGTAAGGCAAAAAGCCTGCTGGATATGATGCGTAAGCTGCCTTTTGTAACCGTGGATGCTCAGGATAATGTCTCGCTCAAGGGAAGCGCAAATTTTAAAGTTTTTATCAACGGAAAGCCTTCGGCGATGATGGACAACAACCTGGCGGCTGTATTGCGTACAATGCCGGCGTCTTCTATCCAACGTATCGAAGTAATAACTAACCCTCCGGCTAAATACGATGCGGAGGGTATTGGCGGTATCATCAATATTATTACGGCAAAGAAAATAGACAATGGCTATCGTGGCAACCTGAATGTTAGCGAACAAGTACCATATGGCGGACCAAACGCAGGTGGCAGTTTAACCGTCAGGCAAGGTAAGTTCGGCGTTAACGTTTATGCAGGTGCCGGAGTTTACAATACCCCCCAAACCAACTTAGCCAACACGCAACAAAGCTTCGGTAGCGACGCCACCTTGCTTGACCAGAATGGCTATAAAAAAAGTAACAGCCGTAACGGCTATGCAGGTGCGGAGTTAAGTTACGAGATCGACTCGCTCCATTTACTATCCGGGCATTTCAGTTTCAATGCTTATCATAACGATGGCAGCAGTTACCAGTCATCTGCGCTAAAAGACGCAGTGGGTATTTTGCAGGCCTATGATTTGATCAACGATAATAATGGCCGTGGCAAGGGCGGAGACATATCAGCCAATTACCAGGTAGGGTTTAAGACAGACAAAAATCGGCTGTTGACGCTCTCCTATCGTTACGCAGGATATCGTAACAATGGTTTTAGCAACCTGCAATTATTGAATCAGGTAAACTACCCCGTACTTGATTATCAGCAACCTAACAGTTCAACAACATCTGAACATACTTTACAGACCGATTTGGTGTACCCCATAAAAAACGTGACAATAGAAGTTGGCGTAAAAGCCATACTCCGGTCCAATAACAGCGATTACCAGTATCTGCAGCTCAACCCGGCTACAAACCTATACGGCCAGATCGACTCGTTAAGCGATAAATTTTATTATACCCAGGATGTATTGAGCGTCTATAATTCCTATCAATTCAAATTAGGTAATTGGAATGTCAGTGCAGGTGCAAGGGCGGAGGAAACTATAGTGAACGCGCATTTTCTCTCGGGCAGTACCAACATCAGTCCGAATTATTTCAATATCGTTCCCTCGTTGGCTGTCAACCACTCCTTAGGTGCGGGCGGTATCGGGCTGGCTTTTAACCAGCGCATACAGCGACCCGGGATTGTTAGTTTGAATCCTTATCCAAACAAAACAAACCCAAACTTCATCGTTATAGGCAATCCGAGGATACAGCCCAGTATCTCGAACCAGGCCCAGCTAAGCTATAGTACGGGCAACGCCGGTAAAGTATCGTTGTTTTTAGCTACAGACTACATTTTCGTTCGTAATTTTCAGCTTATGGTAACCACTTTTGATCCGGCCACACAAATAACAACGGCAACCTATCAAAATACGGGCAAAGGTGATGGTATTGATTTGATCGGAAACCTGAATTACAATGTAACTCACCAATACAGCATCAGCTTCAACAGCAATTCCACCAGGTTTTCGCTGAGTGGCATGAGCGGCAACAGTATTGTTTACCTGCACCGATGGATGACAATAGAGGAGTTAAACAATACATTGAAGCTGGCTAAGGGCTGGAGCCTTAGTGCGTCGGTTCGGTACAATAGCAGCCAGCCAACCTCTGTGCAAAGTTATACAAACGGCTTTTTCAACACCAGTTTAGGGATGAATAAGGAAATTGTAAAAGGTAAGCTCTACTTTGCTATGGCGGTAAACAACCCATTTAAGAAATTCAGGAACATTGTGAACACCACAAACGGACCGGATTTCCAGGAATTGAATATCAATCAGATCTACTACCGCTCAGCGAGGTTCAGCCTTAATTACAACTTCGGTAAGCTGAGTGGCGAACTGAAGAAGAACAAGAACGGTATCAATAATAACGATATAACTAATGGCGGATTATGA
- a CDS encoding DUF6249 domain-containing protein — MERTVFIAAVVVIFIIIAVVIVAWYNFRLKKRIIDSGPIDNDAINFLRKLTDTGAEPLKWGCVLFMSGLGLVIISYLPNDDYSVLPYGIELMFIASGFLIYYFIITLRHK, encoded by the coding sequence ATGGAGCGTACGGTATTCATCGCAGCGGTAGTTGTTATATTTATCATCATCGCCGTAGTAATTGTAGCATGGTATAATTTCCGCTTAAAAAAACGCATTATCGACTCAGGTCCTATCGACAACGATGCGATCAATTTCCTCAGGAAACTAACCGACACAGGCGCAGAACCTCTCAAATGGGGTTGTGTGTTATTTATGAGCGGCTTGGGACTGGTAATTATCAGTTACCTTCCCAACGACGATTATTCGGTATTGCCCTATGGCATTGAGCTCATGTTTATCGCCTCGGGCTTTCTTATCTATTATTTCATTATCACTTTAAGGCATAAGTGA
- the rplT gene encoding 50S ribosomal protein L20, whose translation MPRSVNAVASRRRRKKVMDLAKGYWGSRSKVYTVAKNTVEKGLQYAYRDRKTKKREFRALWIQRINAGARQHGISYSQLMGKLAAKEIGLNRKVLADLAMNHPDAFKAVVDAVK comes from the coding sequence ATGCCACGTTCAGTTAACGCAGTCGCGTCGAGAAGACGCCGGAAAAAAGTGATGGACCTCGCCAAAGGTTATTGGGGTTCACGCAGCAAGGTTTATACCGTTGCAAAAAACACAGTAGAAAAAGGTTTACAGTACGCTTACCGCGACCGTAAGACCAAGAAAAGAGAATTCAGGGCCTTATGGATACAGCGTATCAACGCAGGTGCTCGTCAGCACGGAATTTCTTACTCACAATTAATGGGTAAATTAGCCGCAAAGGAGATCGGTTTGAACCGGAAGGTTTTAGCTGACTTAGCGATGAACCATCCGGATGCTTTCAAAGCAGTTGTTGATGCAGTAAAGTAA